Proteins from one Suncus etruscus isolate mSunEtr1 chromosome 3, mSunEtr1.pri.cur, whole genome shotgun sequence genomic window:
- the LOC126004554 gene encoding LOW QUALITY PROTEIN: RWD domain-containing protein 1-like (The sequence of the model RefSeq protein was modified relative to this genomic sequence to represent the inferred CDS: inserted 2 bases in 1 codon) has protein sequence MTDYVEELEALESIYPDSXLSEHPPSFTITVASEAGENDETVQTTLKFTYSEKYPDEAPLYEIFSQENLEDNDVSDILKLLALQTEENLGMVMIFTLVTAVQEKLNEIVDQIKTRREEKKQKEKEAEEAEKQLFHGTPVTIENFLSWKAKFDAELLEIKKKRMKEEEQAGKNKLSGKQLFETDHNLDTSDIQFLEDAGNSVEVDESLFQKMDDLELEDDDDDDDDPDYNPADPESDSTD, from the exons ATGACAGATTACGTCGAGGAGCTAGAGGCTCTGGAGTCCATCTACCCCGACTC ATTATCAGAACATCCACCCAGCTTCACCATTACTGTGGCATCTGAAGCTGGAGAAAATGATGAAACTGTTCAGACTACCCTCAAGTTTACATATAGTGAAAAATATCCAGATGAAGCCCCCCTTTATGAAATATTCTCCCAGGAAAATCTGGAAGATAATGATGTCtcagacattttaaaattattagcatTGCAGACAGAAGAAAATCTTGGTATGGTAATGATCTTTACCTTAGTGACAGCTGTGCAAGAAAAGTTAAATGAAATAGTAGATCAGATAAAaactagaagagaagaaaagaaacaaaaagaaaaagaagcagaagaagctGAAAAGCAACTTTTTCACGGCACTCCAGTTACAATTGAGAATTTCTTAAGTTGGAAGGCCAAATTTGATGCAGAACtcttagaaattaaaaagaaacgaatgaaagaagaagaacaagcaggaaaaaataaattaagtggaaAACAGCTATTTGAAACAGATCATAATCTTGACACATCTGATATCCAGTTCTTGGAGGATGCTGGAAACAGTGTGGAGGTAGATGAGTCTTTGTTCCAGAAAATGGATGACTTGGAGttggaagatgatgatgatgatgatgatgacccAGACTACAATCCAGCTGATCCAGAGAGTGATTCGACTGACTAA